The Maridesulfovibrio sp. genomic sequence ATGGAAAATATGGGCAGACTAGGTGAAAGACCTGTCATGAAAAAATTTCCGACACTGGCAGACTAAATATGCTTGACGAAAAGGGTAACTTTTCGGCATAGTTGTATTAGAAGTAGTAAAACACTGACTTGTCACACTCAACACGATTTGGGAGAGGACATGAACAAAAGCGAACTGATCAAGAATCTTGCGGAAGAAAAAGGACTCCATGTAGATGAATCTGCTGAAATTGTAGATGCATTTGTCGATGCCATCAAAGAAGCGCTTGTTCGCGGCGACAGAGTTGAAATCCGAGGATTCGGCAGCTTTAAAATGAAAGAATACAAAGGCTATACCGGCCGCAACCCCAAAACTGGTGCGGTAGTAGATGTAACCCCTAAAAAACTTCCTTTCTTCCGGCCCGGTAAAGAACTGAAGGAATATTTGAACGGTTAATGCGGCTTTTCATACTTGTCTTTTTCATCCTTGCCAGCATGGGAACTTCAATAGCCCATGCTGGCAAGGATGTGCTGTTGTCTATTGCCGACACTGCTAATACATTCGGTACTGTAAACCCCTGCCCTACCTGAGGACACAAAACCCTTGGTGGACTGGCCCGGCGGGCCGGTTATTTTCAGGATTTGCGGGAAGCACAGAAACACGATGTCCTTATTTTAGGCGGTGCATTTGAATTTCTGCCGACCTCCGGCGATAAAATTTCCAATAAAAAACGAATTGCGCTGCCTAGGGCTTTCCAAATCATTAATTATGATTTAGGAATTTTAAGCCCTAATGAAATGGTTTTTCTGCAAAATTCACCTAGTGGAATTCTGAAAAACTGGATCGATTGCAAGGAAGCACAGGTGCAATTCAAGCCTCTTGCTAATGGCAAAAAGGCAGCAATAATCGTACTTCCTTACCTTGAAAAAGGAACCGACACAATTTCCCCTGATCTTATTGATAAATGCGCCACACTGATTAAAGAGAACAGGGAAAAAGCGGATCTGGTAATTGCCATGAGTTCATGGGGTTACTTTAGGGAAAAGAAATTTCTCGCCAACCCGGTTATTGGCGAGACTCCACCGGATATTCTTCTGGGGAGTGGGGACGGACCGGGAATGTCCGGCAATCTTGCCGCTAATGGCAAGACGTTGTGGGTTCGCAGCTACCCGACCGGGAAAGCGGTTAACAGGATTGATATTCTGCAATGGCCGGAAAGATCAAACGACTTTAAATGGTCTTCCGGACAGAATGTGAAGTGGTTCCTGCAAACCCTGACCGACAAGCTCCGTGAAGAGCCTGAGGTCGCAAAGCTGCTCAATGGTATTTCGGACGATAAGTAAATTAAATTTGGAGGCTTAAAAATGACATTCCAAGGAGCATTCACTGCTCTGGTCACTCCGTTCAAGGACGGAGAGATTGATCAGGACGCATTCCGCGAACTGATCGAGTGGCAGATTGAACAGGGGATCGACGGTCTTGTACCCTGCGGTACTACCGGCGAAGCGGCAACAATGACCCATGACGAACAAGGTGAGGTTATTAGAATCTGTGTCGAGCAGGCCAAGGGACGTGTCCCGGTCATCGCCGGCGCGGGTTCCAACAATACTAAAGAAGCCGTAAACCTGACTAAGCTTGCTAAACAGGCAGGCGCTGATGCCGCCCTCCAGATAACCCCTTACTACAACAAACCGACTCCTGCGGGCTTGCTGGCGCATTTCAAAGCCCTTTCCGCTGAGGCTTCAATGCCCTTCATCCTTTACAATGTACCCGGAAGAACAGGCCTTAATGCCCTGCCGGAAACGATCGCCATGATCGCGAATGAAGTTTCCGATGTGATCGGTGTAAAGGAAGCGACAGCAAATCTTGGACAAGTCTCAGATGTAATAGAAATGTGTCCTGAAGGCTTTACAGTTCTGTCAGGTGATGATTTCACGGTACTGCCTTTGCTTTCACTTGGCGGGCACGGCGTAATTTCCGTTGTTTCCAACATTGTACCCAAAATGATGTCCGACATGTGTGCTGCTTTTAAAGCCGGAGAACTGAAAAAGGCTCAGGAACTGCACTTCAAAATGCAGCCCTTGAACCGGGTTATGTTTGTTGAAACCAACCCCATCCCGGTTAAAACAGCACTGGGCATGATGGGCAGATTAGAAACTTCATTCAGGCTGCCGCTGGTTCCGCTTATGGACGGAAGCAAGGTAAAGCTTGAAGCACAGCTCAAAGCAAGCGGCCTGATCTAGACTGCTCTTAGCAATACAATTGTAAAATCCCCGCACGGTTTTCCGTGCGGGGATTTTTTTTTCACACCATACGTTTTGAAATGAATAAACGTTTTCAACAAAATATCAGAAAGCCTCATCCAGCGTATTTATGCCTTTATTTGAATACTTCAGGAGTATACCCTTTCGGAAGATGGGCTGTTCCTTTGGTAACAGGAATACCTGA encodes the following:
- the dapA gene encoding 4-hydroxy-tetrahydrodipicolinate synthase, producing MTFQGAFTALVTPFKDGEIDQDAFRELIEWQIEQGIDGLVPCGTTGEAATMTHDEQGEVIRICVEQAKGRVPVIAGAGSNNTKEAVNLTKLAKQAGADAALQITPYYNKPTPAGLLAHFKALSAEASMPFILYNVPGRTGLNALPETIAMIANEVSDVIGVKEATANLGQVSDVIEMCPEGFTVLSGDDFTVLPLLSLGGHGVISVVSNIVPKMMSDMCAAFKAGELKKAQELHFKMQPLNRVMFVETNPIPVKTALGMMGRLETSFRLPLVPLMDGSKVKLEAQLKASGLI
- a CDS encoding HU family DNA-binding protein, whose amino-acid sequence is MNKSELIKNLAEEKGLHVDESAEIVDAFVDAIKEALVRGDRVEIRGFGSFKMKEYKGYTGRNPKTGAVVDVTPKKLPFFRPGKELKEYLNG